The following are from one region of the Anabas testudineus chromosome 2, fAnaTes1.2, whole genome shotgun sequence genome:
- the eef1e1 gene encoding eukaryotic translation elongation factor 1 epsilon-1 — MTNMALRELASLEKYLGLKKPNKYSTQGDKKVPVLQNNNGPPLVGLVTIACHLVKEAQRPELLGDSAESRAVVQQWLEYSVTKLNSCTKEDSKTVLKDLNVYLQDKVYLAGNQITLADILMYYGIHPLILDLTIQEKEQYVNVTRWFDHIQHYPSIRHHLPVIVVLRNRIYTSRHH, encoded by the exons ATGACAAACATGGCGTTACGGGAGCTAGCATCGCTGGAGAAATATTTAGGACTGAAAAAGCCGAATAAGTACAGCACACAAGGGGATAAAAAG GTACCCGTGTTACAGAATAATAATGGTCCTCCACTGGTGGGTCTGGTAACCATTGCTTGTCACCTGGTGAAAGAAGCCCAGCGTCCAGAGCTGCTAGGTGACTCTGCTGAGAGCAGGGCCGTGGTGCAGCAGTGGCTTGAGTACTCGGTCACCAAGCTGAACAGCTGcacaaaagaagacagcaagACCGTTCTGAAG GACCTGAACGTCTACCTTCAGGACAAGGTGTACTTGGCCGGCAACCAGATCACCTTAGCTGATATTCTCATGTACTATGGAATCCATCCATTGATT TTGGATTTGACCATACAGGAGAAGGAGCAGTATGTAAACGTGACACGGTGGTTCGACCACATCCAGCACTACCCCAGCATCCGACACCACCTCCCCGTCATAGTTGTGCTCAGGAACAGAATTTACACAAGCAGACACCACTGA